In one uncultured Devosia sp. genomic region, the following are encoded:
- the addA gene encoding double-strand break repair helicase AddA → MSERGALSVPFDTTRNQARAADPNWSIWVSANAGSGKTYVLTQRVLRLLLAGVEPQAILCLTYTKAAAAEMRRRVAQRLGEWAVMDEAALDAELVGIEGQNYPKLLRERARTLFARALETPGGLKIVTIHAFCESVLHRFPLEARVPYDFSVIEDDERSAMLLSARETVMAQGIGIEGAVETLFETLSDDQIRASIDAALSDGRKLKAVLADPQRAKANLASVTGAGSATTGQLIGELVDGTFLSAKLCREIVSVFAGDPTKTRGARFVDMLARCNPDAITGNELRDLFVTDKGPRSTLLNASQQGQRPDLFQTLSDEQERVVEIDQALSAAELVERSNALLDIVGAIARQYEQRKRARSLLDFDDLVEKLADLFEHESGEWVRYKLDAGIDHILVDESQDTNGEQWRVVKAIADEYFAGAGAVQRPRSLFAVGDQKQSIYSFQGAEPALFGETGRAYAKRAEQAEADFEPVPLRTSFRTLPEILAAVDLVSDNPLIQSALLESENVHHDTARTMRGGSVTLWPPLQQAAGAQGGSEWPTTALETEKSAPRQVAERIASEIKTWIADKRPLTGRGRAVTADDVLILVQSRGPLFQEVIRALRLADLPTPGADRLKVTGHIAVMDMLALCDVLLNPADDLQLAALLRSPLFDVDEDALHALAQPRPKGETLWQALAHCAEPSCVEAHARLFRWRSELDFERPFEFLAQVLYAEGGLKRFHARLGQEVDDVLAELLSLALDHEQGTQPSLQGFVAGMRQRSGTIKRELPEAGGGVRVMTVHGAKGLEAPIVILADAASKQRGNMVSKPVYLLDAAPGPLLVHASGAKGHLPTTMPIKQAVDDNVGAEYWRRLYVAMTRAEDELYVTGALTPGSDAGKQLAGTWYEAVENALRPLAESVTREDGGESALVYPRERVAPLPARGTGPAAIAAQQPLLLDAVPAPLLPEAVSPSRVGGKAGSGQALDTLAEQARDADAAKSQGIALHAMLQHLGRVDRALWPQVLPKALLALLPDDDGEHQRIGDKAMAILNRPELMDYFGENSRAEVGFALPARRDGKEIVLSGRMDRLVIDEAGVLVIDYKSDASVPGGPGDVSGNYLTQLGLYAFVAGQLFPGRTVRAAILWTQLESLMFLPSDMLAAATRGFTMR, encoded by the coding sequence ATGAGCGAACGCGGCGCACTTTCCGTCCCCTTCGATACGACGCGCAATCAGGCGCGCGCCGCCGACCCCAATTGGTCGATCTGGGTGTCCGCCAATGCCGGGTCGGGCAAGACCTATGTGCTGACGCAGCGTGTGCTGCGCCTGTTGCTGGCCGGGGTCGAGCCGCAGGCCATCCTCTGCCTCACCTATACCAAGGCGGCAGCCGCCGAAATGCGCCGCCGCGTTGCGCAAAGGCTGGGTGAATGGGCGGTGATGGACGAGGCCGCGCTGGACGCAGAGCTGGTCGGGATCGAGGGCCAGAACTATCCAAAGCTGCTGCGCGAACGGGCGCGGACGCTGTTTGCCCGGGCGCTGGAAACACCGGGCGGGCTCAAGATCGTCACCATCCACGCCTTTTGTGAATCGGTGCTGCATCGTTTTCCGCTTGAAGCGCGCGTGCCCTATGATTTCTCGGTCATCGAGGATGACGAGCGCAGCGCCATGCTGCTGTCGGCGCGCGAGACGGTGATGGCGCAGGGCATCGGCATCGAGGGGGCCGTCGAAACGCTGTTCGAAACGCTGAGCGATGACCAGATCCGCGCATCCATCGACGCAGCGCTGAGCGATGGCCGCAAGCTCAAGGCAGTGCTGGCCGATCCTCAACGCGCCAAGGCCAATCTGGCCAGCGTGACCGGCGCCGGTTCGGCCACGACAGGTCAATTGATCGGCGAGCTGGTCGACGGCACCTTTCTGTCGGCGAAACTCTGCCGCGAGATTGTCTCGGTATTTGCCGGTGATCCAACCAAGACGCGCGGCGCGCGCTTCGTGGACATGCTGGCGCGGTGCAATCCCGACGCGATCACCGGCAATGAGCTGCGTGATCTTTTCGTCACCGATAAAGGTCCTCGCTCAACCCTGCTCAATGCCAGCCAGCAAGGGCAGAGGCCCGACCTGTTCCAGACGCTGAGCGACGAGCAGGAGCGCGTGGTCGAGATCGACCAGGCGCTGAGCGCGGCCGAACTGGTCGAGCGCAGCAATGCGCTGCTCGATATCGTCGGTGCCATCGCCCGTCAGTATGAGCAGCGCAAGCGCGCCCGCTCGCTGCTCGATTTCGACGACTTGGTGGAAAAGCTGGCCGATCTCTTCGAGCACGAGTCCGGCGAATGGGTGCGCTACAAGCTCGATGCCGGCATCGACCATATCCTGGTCGATGAATCGCAGGACACCAATGGCGAGCAGTGGCGCGTGGTCAAAGCCATTGCCGACGAGTATTTCGCCGGTGCCGGTGCGGTGCAGCGTCCCCGCTCGCTGTTCGCCGTGGGCGACCAGAAGCAGTCAATCTATTCCTTCCAGGGCGCCGAGCCGGCGCTGTTCGGGGAAACCGGCCGCGCCTATGCCAAGCGCGCCGAACAGGCAGAGGCCGATTTCGAGCCGGTGCCGTTGCGCACCAGTTTCCGCACCTTGCCGGAAATCCTCGCGGCAGTGGATCTGGTCAGCGACAATCCGCTGATCCAGTCGGCGCTGCTCGAAAGCGAAAATGTGCATCACGACACGGCCCGCACCATGCGCGGCGGCAGCGTGACGCTGTGGCCACCGCTGCAGCAGGCAGCTGGCGCACAGGGCGGCAGCGAATGGCCGACCACGGCGCTCGAAACCGAAAAGTCGGCGCCACGTCAGGTGGCCGAACGCATCGCGTCTGAGATCAAGACCTGGATCGCCGACAAGCGCCCGCTGACCGGGCGCGGTCGTGCCGTCACGGCCGATGACGTGCTGATTCTCGTGCAGTCGCGCGGGCCACTATTTCAGGAAGTAATTCGCGCCCTGCGGCTGGCCGACCTGCCCACGCCCGGCGCCGACCGGCTGAAGGTCACCGGCCATATTGCCGTGATGGACATGCTGGCGCTCTGCGACGTGTTGCTCAATCCCGCCGACGACCTGCAACTGGCAGCGCTGTTGCGCTCGCCGCTGTTTGATGTTGACGAAGATGCCCTCCATGCCCTCGCCCAGCCGCGCCCCAAGGGCGAGACGCTGTGGCAGGCACTGGCGCATTGCGCCGAGCCGAGCTGCGTCGAGGCACATGCACGACTGTTCCGCTGGCGCAGCGAGCTCGATTTCGAGCGACCATTCGAATTCCTCGCCCAGGTGCTTTATGCCGAAGGCGGGCTCAAGCGCTTCCACGCGCGGCTGGGCCAGGAGGTCGACGATGTGCTGGCCGAACTGCTGTCGCTGGCGCTCGACCATGAACAGGGCACCCAGCCAAGCCTGCAGGGCTTTGTCGCGGGCATGCGGCAACGCTCGGGCACGATCAAGCGCGAACTGCCGGAAGCCGGTGGTGGCGTGCGGGTGATGACGGTGCATGGGGCAAAGGGGCTCGAGGCGCCGATCGTCATCCTGGCCGATGCGGCCAGCAAGCAACGCGGCAATATGGTCAGCAAGCCTGTTTATCTCCTGGACGCGGCCCCCGGACCGCTGCTGGTCCATGCCAGCGGCGCCAAGGGCCACCTGCCGACGACCATGCCGATCAAGCAGGCGGTGGACGACAATGTGGGCGCCGAATACTGGCGCAGGCTCTATGTGGCCATGACGCGCGCCGAGGACGAGCTCTATGTCACCGGTGCGCTGACGCCGGGATCGGACGCCGGCAAGCAATTGGCTGGCACCTGGTATGAAGCGGTAGAAAATGCGCTGCGGCCACTGGCAGAAAGCGTGACGAGGGAAGATGGCGGCGAAAGCGCGCTGGTCTATCCACGCGAGCGGGTGGCGCCCCTACCGGCCCGCGGAACCGGCCCTGCTGCAATTGCCGCCCAACAACCGCTGCTGCTCGATGCCGTTCCGGCGCCTCTCCTGCCCGAGGCGGTTTCCCCGTCGCGCGTTGGTGGCAAGGCCGGTTCCGGCCAGGCGCTCGACACGCTGGCCGAGCAGGCGCGCGATGCCGATGCGGCCAAGAGCCAGGGTATTGCGCTCCACGCCATGCTGCAGCATCTGGGCCGGGTGGACCGCGCGCTCTGGCCGCAGGTGTTGCCCAAGGCACTGCTGGCTCTGTTGCCGGACGACGATGGCGAGCACCAGCGCATCGGCGACAAGGCCATGGCCATTCTCAACCGCCCGGAACTGATGGACTATTTTGGCGAGAACAGCCGCGCCGAGGTGGGTTTTGCGCTGCCGGCCCGGCGCGATGGGAAAGAGATTGTCCTCTCGGGCCGAATGGACCGGCTGGTCATTGACGAGGCCGGGGTATTGGTGATCGACTACAAGTCCGACGCGTCGGTGCCTGGGGGGCCGGGCGATGTGTCGGGGAACTATCTGACACAGCTCGGATTATATGCATTTGTTGCAGGTCAGCTTTTCCCCGGACGAACCGTGCGCGCGGCTATCCTATGGACACAACTGGAATCATTGATGTTTCTGCCCTCTGACATGCTTGCGGCAGCTACGCGGGGCTTCACCATGCGGTGA
- a CDS encoding DUF1236 domain-containing protein, with protein sequence MKKILLATVATLSLAAALPTFAQDVVVGVEPNPNAEAGATIGAAGGVTGGAVAGGLVGGPIGAVIGGFAGAVIGAEAGIATSSVDYAEANPVEPIYFDGSADIGYVLPADVVVYPIQGDPGYGYVYANDRVWIVDLQSRALVQSPGYLVPQTYTDYVLANPVDPVGVTGDVVVGEVLPDGTTISTIPDSHYGYVYINDRPAMVDTTTNTVIWIN encoded by the coding sequence ATGAAGAAAATCCTTTTGGCCACCGTGGCCACGCTTTCGCTTGCCGCAGCCCTGCCGACTTTCGCGCAGGATGTCGTTGTCGGCGTCGAGCCCAATCCCAATGCCGAGGCCGGCGCCACGATCGGCGCAGCCGGTGGCGTGACCGGCGGTGCAGTGGCCGGTGGCCTGGTTGGTGGCCCGATCGGGGCCGTGATCGGCGGCTTTGCCGGCGCGGTGATCGGCGCCGAGGCGGGCATTGCCACGTCCTCGGTCGATTACGCCGAAGCCAATCCGGTCGAGCCGATCTATTTCGACGGCAGCGCCGATATCGGCTATGTGCTGCCCGCTGACGTCGTGGTCTATCCGATCCAGGGCGACCCGGGCTATGGCTATGTCTATGCCAATGACCGCGTCTGGATCGTCGACCTGCAGTCGCGTGCACTCGTCCAGTCGCCCGGCTATCTCGTGCCGCAGACCTATACTGACTATGTGCTCGCCAATCCGGTCGATCCGGTCGGCGTGACCGGTGACGTGGTGGTCGGCGAAGTGCTGCCCGATGGCACGACGATCTCGACCATTCCCGATTCGCACTATGGCTATGTCTATATCAACGACCGCCCAGCCATGGTCGACACGACCACCAATACGGTGATCTGGATCAACTGA
- a CDS encoding glycoside hydrolase family 3 N-terminal domain-containing protein — protein MAPIDLSAAPFNLDDEALAWVAATRDALTPRDKLAQLFVLLARGTPDETTDMVRSFKPGGITRIYSDSLEAEIALARDFGTLSAIPLLVSADLEGSRMSLPFGTPVPNPLGLAAVDDVEATSAISSIMAREARAVGLNWSFTPVIDINQAWRSAIVGTRSYGSDIDKVERHAMAQVEAFQSNGVAATVKHWPGEGFDDRDQHLVTTVNPLSMAEWEQSFGRLYRKAIADGVLSIMSAHIAFPAYALALDPGAGAEAYRPASLSKALNQDLLRRELGFNGLIVSDATPMAGMGDWGTRDDVLPEVIVSGCDVILFSDDANADLMRLVKAVADGRLSQERVDEAVTRVLGLKAALGLHKDRPEPSLEAAQRVVATEENQMIAQGVTARVPTMVKDVRNILPLSPHKTPRVLVYSTGAVQPFAPHPIPLSLPERLEKEGFAVTVFDPETPANPKDFDLVVYLLAEETLLTRSRIFLDWKALTGSVFGAMHRVWHDMPVLMISLGYPYYLHDAPRVPAYVNAYGSSEAMQAAVLEAIMGRKAFSGTSPVDPFVGSEQGRY, from the coding sequence TTGGCGCCGATCGATCTTTCCGCCGCTCCGTTCAATCTCGACGACGAGGCCCTGGCCTGGGTCGCTGCGACGCGCGACGCGCTGACGCCGCGCGACAAGCTGGCCCAACTCTTCGTGCTGCTGGCCCGCGGGACGCCGGATGAGACAACCGACATGGTGCGCAGCTTCAAGCCGGGCGGCATTACGCGCATCTATTCGGACAGCCTCGAGGCCGAGATCGCCCTGGCTCGCGACTTCGGTACGCTGAGCGCCATTCCGCTGCTGGTCAGCGCCGATCTCGAAGGCAGCCGCATGAGCCTACCCTTCGGCACGCCGGTGCCCAATCCGCTGGGCCTGGCTGCGGTGGACGATGTGGAGGCGACCAGCGCCATTTCATCGATCATGGCGCGCGAAGCCCGTGCCGTGGGGCTCAACTGGAGCTTTACGCCGGTCATCGACATCAACCAGGCCTGGCGCAGCGCCATTGTCGGCACGCGCTCCTATGGCAGCGACATCGATAAGGTGGAGCGCCATGCCATGGCGCAGGTCGAGGCCTTCCAGTCCAATGGCGTCGCCGCCACCGTAAAGCATTGGCCTGGCGAAGGCTTTGACGACCGCGACCAGCATCTGGTGACCACGGTCAATCCGCTCTCCATGGCCGAATGGGAACAAAGCTTCGGCCGGCTCTATCGCAAGGCGATTGCCGATGGCGTGCTCAGCATCATGTCGGCCCACATTGCCTTTCCTGCCTATGCCTTGGCGCTCGATCCTGGCGCGGGGGCGGAAGCCTATCGGCCCGCCTCGCTCAGCAAGGCGCTCAACCAGGACCTGCTGCGGCGCGAGCTGGGCTTCAACGGACTGATCGTCTCCGACGCCACGCCGATGGCCGGGATGGGCGACTGGGGCACGCGCGATGACGTCTTGCCGGAAGTCATTGTCTCAGGCTGCGATGTCATCTTGTTTTCCGACGATGCCAATGCCGACCTGATGCGACTGGTGAAGGCCGTGGCCGATGGCCGCCTCAGCCAGGAGCGAGTCGACGAGGCCGTCACCCGCGTGCTTGGGCTCAAGGCGGCGCTGGGCCTGCACAAGGACCGACCCGAGCCGAGCCTTGAGGCCGCGCAGCGCGTCGTGGCGACCGAAGAAAACCAGATGATCGCACAGGGCGTCACCGCCCGTGTGCCGACCATGGTCAAGGATGTGCGCAATATCCTGCCGTTATCGCCGCACAAGACTCCGCGCGTTCTCGTCTATTCGACTGGCGCCGTGCAACCCTTTGCGCCGCATCCTATCCCGCTCAGCCTGCCCGAACGGCTGGAAAAGGAAGGCTTTGCCGTCACGGTGTTTGATCCCGAGACACCGGCCAATCCCAAGGATTTCGACCTCGTAGTCTATCTGCTCGCCGAGGAGACCTTGCTGACCCGCAGCCGCATCTTCCTAGACTGGAAGGCGCTGACCGGCTCGGTGTTCGGCGCGATGCATCGCGTCTGGCATGACATGCCGGTACTGATGATTTCGCTGGGCTATCCCTATTACCTGCACGACGCGCCACGCGTGCCGGCCTATGTCAATGCCTATGGCTCCAGCGAAGCCATGCAGGCTGCCGTGCTCGAAGCCATCATGGGCCGCAAGGCATTCTCGGGCACCAGCCCGGTCGATCCCTTCGTGGGGAGCGAGCAGGGCAGATATTAA
- a CDS encoding SelT/SelW/SelH family protein, with protein sequence MTDKPVLRITYCTQCNWLLRSAWMAQEVLSTFSLEMGEVTLVPGTGGVFEITLDGASIWERKRDGGFPDVKQLKQLVRDQIDPERSLGHIDGHKTGQ encoded by the coding sequence GTGACCGACAAGCCCGTGCTGCGCATTACCTATTGCACCCAATGCAACTGGCTGTTGCGCTCGGCCTGGATGGCGCAGGAGGTGCTCTCGACCTTTAGCCTCGAAATGGGCGAGGTGACGCTGGTGCCGGGGACGGGTGGGGTGTTCGAGATCACGCTGGATGGCGCTTCGATCTGGGAGCGCAAGCGCGATGGCGGCTTTCCGGATGTGAAGCAGCTCAAGCAGCTGGTGCGCGACCAGATCGATCCCGAGCGGAGCCTGGGGCATATCGACGGTCACAAGACTGGACAATAG
- a CDS encoding folylpolyglutamate synthase/dihydrofolate synthase family protein, translating to MSRTDAILKRLSTLHPKLIDLSLDRMLPLLGELGNPQDHLPPTIHVAGTNAKGSTIAYLRAFLEAAGQSVHVYNSPHLVRFNERIRLAGKLVGTRRLNAALEHVEQVNAGAPITFFEITTVTAFLLYAQTQADYLLLETGMGGTYDTTNVIKSPIGTIITPIDLDHQAFLGNTVAEIAVWKAGIFKRGAKAVIGIQRDEARPVLERAAHRLGVRPIWQGEDFHGSAQDGRLVFQDEDGLLDLPPPALLGAHQFDNASLAIAASRHFELPVDDKAFAQGLRHVTWPARMTPLKGKLRDLLPAGAELWLDGIHNAHGAAAVATALRDLEKARSAPLVLIMGLMNNRDPAAVLAPFAGMAQQVFTVSIPGEINAHKAGHLAQEASGAGFEARPMRSVTLALKAAAAFGDARVLICGSLYLAGDVLARNGTLPD from the coding sequence ATGTCCCGCACCGATGCCATCCTCAAGCGCCTCTCAACGCTGCACCCCAAGCTGATCGATCTGAGCCTTGATCGCATGCTGCCGCTGCTGGGCGAACTGGGCAATCCGCAAGACCATTTGCCGCCCACGATCCACGTCGCTGGCACCAATGCCAAGGGTTCGACCATTGCCTATCTGCGCGCCTTTCTCGAAGCGGCAGGGCAGTCGGTGCATGTCTATAACTCACCCCATCTCGTGCGCTTCAACGAGCGCATCCGCCTTGCCGGCAAGCTGGTCGGCACGCGCAGGCTCAATGCCGCGCTCGAACATGTCGAGCAGGTCAATGCCGGAGCGCCGATCACCTTTTTCGAAATCACCACAGTCACGGCCTTCCTGCTTTATGCACAGACTCAGGCGGACTACCTGTTGCTCGAAACCGGCATGGGCGGCACTTATGACACGACAAATGTGATCAAGAGCCCGATCGGCACCATCATCACCCCGATCGACCTCGACCATCAGGCCTTCCTCGGCAATACCGTAGCCGAGATCGCGGTGTGGAAGGCCGGCATTTTCAAGCGTGGCGCCAAGGCCGTGATCGGTATCCAGCGCGATGAGGCGCGGCCCGTGCTGGAGCGGGCCGCGCATCGCCTGGGCGTCAGGCCGATCTGGCAGGGCGAGGATTTTCATGGCAGCGCGCAGGACGGGCGGCTGGTGTTCCAGGATGAAGACGGCCTGCTCGACCTGCCGCCACCGGCCCTGCTCGGCGCACATCAATTCGACAATGCCAGTCTCGCCATCGCGGCCAGCCGCCATTTTGAACTGCCGGTGGATGACAAGGCCTTTGCCCAGGGGCTGCGCCATGTGACCTGGCCGGCGCGGATGACGCCGCTCAAGGGCAAGCTCCGCGATCTGCTTCCTGCCGGCGCCGAACTCTGGCTCGACGGCATCCACAATGCCCATGGCGCCGCGGCCGTGGCGACCGCCCTGCGCGATCTGGAAAAGGCCAGGTCCGCGCCGCTGGTGCTGATCATGGGACTGATGAACAATCGCGATCCAGCGGCGGTGCTGGCGCCTTTTGCCGGCATGGCGCAGCAGGTGTTCACTGTCAGTATTCCCGGTGAGATCAATGCCCACAAGGCCGGCCATCTGGCGCAAGAAGCCAGCGGGGCCGGCTTCGAGGCCCGCCCGATGCGCTCGGTCACCTTGGCCCTCAAGGCTGCTGCAGCCTTTGGCGATGCCCGCGTGCTGATTTGTGGTTCGCTCTATCTGGCCGGCGATGTGCTGGCCAGAAACGGCACGCTCCCCGATTAA
- the addB gene encoding double-strand break repair protein AddB, with protein MTLYTIAPHGNFLRVLAERIHDGTLLGGFDRSNPFWLSDVTVILPTRRAKLVLADEFMRLGHGLLPDIRSFGGEVEDEEPFLPPFDTPRPLPGASSLKRRLVLSTLVDQWANTESGKRAFSSPPTAGEILAMAEALGTLIDDLHTEEMGPDAIAAIAPDLSGEIGEYWQQTLGFLDIALRYWPLRLEQDGQADGSALRGQRLGRQADAARQVYGDRPVIAAGSTGSILATARLLKAVNALPRGAVVLPGLDCSLTDDDQAALLEPKNAPHGHPQYGLARLLRVLGARVSDVTELVPERSARTVLVNHALALTKDTARWAEQRLSLEALEQAGQGLSVIRARNEDEEARAVAMAARQALAEGRTAGVITPDRNLARRIAAELRRFGITVDDAAGVPLFQSATGRMLRQILALAGSDCAAVDLVSLLRNNATSFGLGRSAIAELADDVELGLLRGQRPNPGLKGLRALLAANQDGTTKYPARKLKPADGPRIEALFLRIEAALNPLRAVIGQSSITAGDFAAALNDAFALVTDGAELPGQKELGDWARQMAEHAREGHRFAPIQLDGVLSALMTGFQVRSRPGETRQDIAIWGQLEARLMHPDVLILSALNEDKWPEPADPGPWLSRGMRLAAGLQPPERLQGLAAHDFAQAMGNAEVIVSFSDRVGSSPAIASRLVQRLEAFAGDSAFKAWQGKGQQWLEQARRIDAVETTIPAQRPMPNPPADQRPRALSVTEIETLMRSPYDVYAKHVLKLRPLDPLGEAPDVRERGTIIHAIFGDFIELGHPIMADNAIDILEAIAKEKFGGLEAIAERRDIWLRRFSTAARQFLDYERTREPLVKQRHAEIDGEWQLQMAEPFTLRGRADRVDELRDGTLEIIDFKTGSPPDKKSMQAFEVPQLLLEAQMAKAGALNKMSSADTSALTYIKVGLGPDAFIPKPFIAADGHDVMSAADEIARRMQAHIELFLLRDTPMPSRLLPLPGQRFAGPYDHLARVAEWTAVDGEEGSE; from the coding sequence ATGACGCTTTACACCATCGCCCCGCATGGCAATTTCCTGCGCGTCTTGGCAGAGCGCATCCATGATGGCACGCTGTTGGGCGGCTTCGACCGCAGCAATCCGTTCTGGCTGAGCGATGTCACCGTCATCCTGCCGACGCGCCGCGCCAAGCTGGTTCTGGCCGACGAATTCATGCGGCTCGGCCATGGCCTCTTGCCCGATATCCGCAGCTTTGGCGGCGAGGTCGAGGACGAAGAGCCGTTCCTGCCGCCCTTCGATACGCCGAGGCCGCTGCCGGGGGCCAGCAGTCTCAAGCGACGGCTGGTGCTGTCGACCCTTGTCGATCAATGGGCCAATACCGAATCCGGAAAGCGGGCCTTTTCCAGCCCGCCCACTGCGGGCGAAATCCTCGCCATGGCGGAAGCACTGGGCACGCTGATCGATGATCTTCATACCGAGGAAATGGGGCCCGATGCGATTGCCGCCATTGCCCCGGACCTGTCGGGCGAGATCGGCGAATACTGGCAGCAGACGCTGGGCTTTCTCGATATCGCCCTGCGCTACTGGCCGTTGCGGCTGGAGCAGGACGGGCAGGCCGATGGTTCGGCCCTGCGCGGACAGCGGCTGGGCCGGCAGGCCGATGCGGCAAGGCAGGTCTATGGCGACCGCCCGGTCATTGCAGCCGGTTCCACCGGCTCGATTCTTGCCACGGCTCGGCTGCTCAAGGCGGTCAATGCCCTGCCGCGCGGCGCTGTCGTCCTGCCGGGGCTTGATTGCAGCCTGACGGACGACGATCAGGCCGCATTGCTGGAACCAAAAAATGCGCCACATGGCCATCCGCAATACGGGCTGGCGCGCCTGTTGCGGGTGCTGGGGGCACGGGTGTCTGACGTAACCGAACTGGTCCCTGAGAGGTCGGCGCGGACAGTGCTGGTCAATCATGCCTTGGCACTGACCAAGGACACCGCGCGCTGGGCGGAGCAGCGGCTGTCGCTGGAAGCGTTGGAACAGGCCGGGCAAGGTCTGTCGGTGATCCGGGCCCGCAACGAGGATGAAGAGGCGCGAGCCGTGGCCATGGCGGCGCGGCAGGCGCTGGCCGAAGGCCGGACTGCGGGCGTCATCACGCCAGATCGCAACCTGGCCCGGCGCATTGCTGCCGAACTGCGCCGCTTCGGCATTACGGTCGATGATGCGGCTGGCGTGCCGCTGTTCCAGTCGGCAACGGGGCGAATGCTGCGGCAGATCCTGGCGCTGGCGGGCAGCGATTGCGCGGCTGTCGATCTGGTTTCGCTGTTGCGCAACAATGCCACCAGTTTTGGCCTTGGCCGCAGCGCCATTGCCGAGCTGGCGGATGATGTGGAGCTGGGCCTGTTGCGCGGACAAAGGCCCAATCCGGGGCTGAAGGGACTGCGGGCGCTATTGGCTGCCAATCAGGATGGCACCACCAAATATCCGGCCCGCAAGCTCAAGCCGGCGGACGGGCCACGGATCGAAGCGCTGTTCCTGCGCATCGAGGCGGCGCTCAATCCGCTGCGCGCGGTAATCGGGCAGTCGAGCATCACAGCGGGCGATTTCGCCGCCGCACTCAACGATGCCTTTGCCCTGGTGACCGACGGCGCCGAATTGCCAGGCCAGAAGGAATTGGGCGACTGGGCGCGGCAGATGGCCGAACACGCCCGCGAGGGTCACCGCTTCGCACCGATCCAGCTCGATGGCGTGCTGTCGGCGCTGATGACGGGCTTTCAGGTGCGCAGCCGGCCGGGCGAAACGCGACAGGATATCGCCATCTGGGGCCAGCTCGAGGCGCGGCTGATGCATCCGGACGTCTTGATCCTCTCGGCGCTCAACGAAGACAAATGGCCCGAGCCGGCCGATCCCGGCCCCTGGCTCAGCCGCGGCATGCGGTTGGCGGCCGGGTTGCAGCCGCCGGAGCGGTTGCAGGGCCTTGCCGCGCATGACTTTGCCCAAGCCATGGGCAATGCCGAGGTGATCGTCAGCTTCTCCGACCGGGTTGGATCAAGCCCCGCCATCGCCTCGCGGCTGGTGCAGCGTCTCGAAGCCTTTGCCGGAGACTCGGCCTTCAAGGCCTGGCAGGGCAAGGGACAGCAATGGCTGGAGCAGGCGCGGCGCATCGATGCGGTAGAGACGACCATTCCCGCCCAGCGCCCCATGCCCAATCCGCCTGCCGACCAGCGCCCGCGCGCGCTCTCGGTCACCGAGATCGAGACGCTGATGCGCTCGCCCTATGACGTTTATGCCAAGCATGTGCTCAAGCTCCGCCCGCTTGATCCTTTGGGCGAAGCGCCGGATGTGCGCGAACGCGGCACCATCATCCATGCGATCTTTGGTGACTTCATCGAGCTGGGCCACCCCATCATGGCCGACAATGCCATCGACATCCTCGAAGCCATTGCGAAGGAGAAATTCGGCGGGCTGGAAGCCATTGCCGAACGACGCGACATCTGGCTGCGGCGCTTTTCCACCGCAGCGCGGCAATTCCTCGATTACGAGCGGACGCGCGAGCCCCTGGTGAAGCAGCGCCACGCCGAAATCGATGGCGAATGGCAATTGCAGATGGCCGAACCCTTCACACTGCGCGGCCGGGCCGACCGGGTGGACGAACTCAGGGATGGGACACTCGAAATCATCGACTTCAAGACCGGCTCGCCGCCCGACAAGAAGTCGATGCAGGCGTTCGAAGTGCCACAATTGCTGCTCGAAGCGCAGATGGCCAAGGCCGGCGCGCTCAACAAGATGTCTTCGGCCGATACCTCGGCGCTGACCTATATCAAGGTCGGCCTCGGCCCCGATGCCTTCATCCCGAAACCTTTCATTGCGGCGGATGGTCATGACGTGATGAGCGCTGCCGACGAGATTGCCCGCCGCATGCAGGCCCATATCGAGCTGTTCCTGCTGCGCGACACGCCCATGCCATCGCGGCTGCTGCCCCTGCCCGGCCAGCGCTTTGCCGGGCCCTACGATCATCTGGCGCGGGTAGCGGAATGGACCGCCGTCGATGGCGAGGAGGGCAGCGAATGA
- the trxA gene encoding thioredoxin → MTTHVSDANFGEEVLNSKEPVLVDFWAEWCGPCRAIAPVLDELSSELAGKVKIVKLNIDENPSTTVKYGVRSIPTMILFKGGEAADMKIGAGTPKAGLTKWLESHAA, encoded by the coding sequence ATGACGACTCACGTTTCCGACGCCAATTTCGGCGAGGAAGTCCTCAACTCCAAAGAACCCGTCCTGGTTGATTTCTGGGCAGAGTGGTGCGGGCCGTGCCGCGCGATCGCACCCGTGCTCGACGAGCTTTCGAGCGAACTGGCCGGCAAGGTCAAGATCGTCAAGCTCAACATCGACGAGAACCCCTCGACCACCGTCAAATATGGCGTCCGCTCCATCCCGACCATGATCCTGTTCAAGGGCGGCGAAGCGGCCGACATGAAGATCGGTGCCGGCACGCCAAAGGCTGGCCTGACCAAGTGGCTGGAAAGCCACGCCGCCTAA